From the genome of Vicia villosa cultivar HV-30 ecotype Madison, WI linkage group LG2, Vvil1.0, whole genome shotgun sequence, one region includes:
- the LOC131645930 gene encoding L-type lectin-domain containing receptor kinase IX.1-like — protein sequence MAPRFYSLTLFFLSLIFFTFPVNSIHFKFSRFDPSDTNLVYQGSAAPSDRLVNFNINELYTCQTGRVFYSEKVLIWNSKTGQLTDFTTHYTFIIDTQNRSSYGHGLAFFLVPFRFEIPLNSDGGFMGLFNTTTMDSPSNQIVHVEFDSRANGEWGETTEHVGINNNSIISSTSTYWNASVHSGDNVDVTISYNSTTKNLTVSWRYQSTYDPQEKTSLSYQIDLMKALPEWVTIGFSAATSYVGEINHLLSWEFNSTLDDNEDSNTEETRLIVIITISCGVAIVVGALVAYVVIKRKRKIIEKKKDEAMHLTSMNDDLERGAGPRRFIYKELDIATNNFSVDRKLGQGGFGAVYRGYFADLDLHVAVKKISRGSKQGKKEYVTEVKVISQLRHRNLVKLLGWCHDKGEFLLVYEFMTNGSLDYHLFGKRMPLSWSARHKIALGLASSVFYLHEEWERCVIHRDIKSSNVMLDSSFNVKLGDFGLAKLMDHELGPQTTGIAGTLGYLAPEYVSTGRASKESDVYSFGIVALEITTGKKAVQVMKDKDGGDKGMIEWVWDHYGRGELLMAMDENLRKDFDEKEVECLMIVGLWCAHPDVNLRPSIRQAIQVLNFEVLMPNLSPKRPVATYHAPALDVTSVQASITTSLQDGR from the coding sequence ATGGCTCCTAGATTCTATTCTCTTACACTCTTCTTCTTGTCCTTAATTTTCTTCACTTTCCCTGTTAATTCAATTCACTTCAAATTTTCCCGTTTTGATCCTAGTGACACCAACTTAGTCTACCAAGGTTCTGCAGCACCAAGTGATAGACTAGTTAACTTTAACATCAATGAATTATATACATGTCAAACCGGAAGAGTCTTCTATTCTGAAAAAGTGTTAATTTGGAACTCAAAAACAGGCCAACTCACTGACTTCACAACTCATTACACCTTTATCATAGACACTCAAAATAGGTCTTCATATGGCCATGGACTTGCCTTTTTCTTGGTTCCTTTTCGTTTCGAAATCCCACTCAATTCTGATGGTGGATTTATGGGCCTATTTAATACAACAACAATGGACTCACCTAGTAATCAAATTGTTCATGTGGAGTTTGATTCTCGCGCAAATGGTGAATGGGGTGAGACAACGGAGCATGTGGGAATCAACAATAATTCGATCATATCATCAACCTCAACATATTGGAATGCGAGCGTGCATAGTGGAGATAATGTTGATGTAACTATTAGCTATAATTCTACAACCAAGAATTTGACTGTATCGTGGAGATATCAAAGTACTTACGATCCTCAAGAAAAAACTAGTCTTTCATATCAAATCGATTTGATGAAGGCTTTGCCCGAATGGGTAACTATAGGATTTTCTGCTGCAACAAGTTATGTTGGAGAAATAAATCATCTTTTGTCATGGGAATTTAACTCCACTCTGGACGACAATGAGGATAGTAATACAGAAGAAACGAGACTAATTGTAATAATAACAATCTCTTGTGGGGTTGCAATAGTAGTGGGAGCATTGGTAGCATATGTAGTAATCAAGAGGAAAAGAAAgattattgaaaagaaaaaagatgaggCTATGCATTTAACTTCAATGAATGATGACCTTGAACGAGGAGCAGGGCCGAGAAGGTTCATCTACAAGGAACTTGATATTGCCACCAATAACTTCTCTGTGGATAGAAAGTTGGGCCAAGGTGGTTTTGGAGCTGTTTATAGAGGTTATTTTGCTGATTTAGATTTGCATGTTGCTGTGAAGAAAATATCAAGAGGATCAAAACAAGGTAAGAAAGAGTATGTAACTGAAGTTAAAGTGATTAGCCAACTTCGACATAGGAATCTTGTGAAGTTGTTGGGTTGGTGTCATGACAAAGGTGAGTTTCTTCTTGTTTATGAGTTCATGACTAATGGTAGCCTTGATTATCATTTGTTTGGTAAAAGGATGCCACTTTCTTGGAGTGCAAGGCACAAAATAGCTCTCGGGTTGGCGTCTAGTGTGTTTTATCTACACGAAGAATGGGAGAGGTGTGTGATACATAGAGACATCAAATCAAGTAATGTTATGTTAGATTCTAGTTTCAATGtcaagcttggtgattttggGTTGGCGAAACTAATGGATCATGAGCTTGGGCCTCAGACAACTGGTATAGCCGGAACATTAGGCTATCTAGCTCCAGAGTACGTGAGTACTGGACGGGCCAGCAAAGAGTCAGATGTGTATAGTTTTGGTATAGTTGCTTTGGAGATCACCACTGGAAAGAAAGCTGTTCAAGTTATGAAAGACAAAGATGGAGGAGATAAGGGAATGATTGAGTGGGTTTGGGATCATTATGGAAGAGGAGAGCTACTTATGGCAATGGATGAGAATTTGAGAAAGGATTTTGATGAGAAAGAAGTAGAGTGTTTGATGATTGTTGGATTATGGTGTGCACATCCTGATGTGAATCTAAGACCATCCATTAGACAAGCAATTCAAGTGCTTAATTTTGAGGTTTTGATGCCAAATCTTTCTCCAAAGAGGCCAGTTGCAACCTATCATGCTCCTGCGTTGGATGTAACCTCAGTACAAGCTTCTATCACCACAAGCCTTCAAGATGGTCGTTAA